In Desulfoplanes formicivorans, a genomic segment contains:
- a CDS encoding CinA family protein encodes MHDQTMQSLVAELGERLEARKWMMATAESCTGGLVGHELTNVAGSSHWYLGGIISYSNDLKMRLLGVDGRILQTHGAVSQPCVLDMVRGVCRVTGADVGVALSGIAGPSGGSPDKPVGTVWIGWSVQGRAWAVCGHFSGTRREIKCQSAWTALAGLVRAIPET; translated from the coding sequence ATGCACGATCAAACCATGCAATCCCTTGTGGCCGAGCTGGGTGAGAGGCTGGAAGCCAGAAAATGGATGATGGCCACGGCCGAATCCTGTACCGGCGGGCTGGTGGGCCATGAACTCACCAATGTGGCCGGCAGTTCTCACTGGTATCTGGGGGGGATCATATCTTACAGCAATGATCTCAAAATGCGGCTTTTGGGGGTGGATGGGCGGATTCTTCAAACCCATGGCGCAGTCAGTCAGCCCTGCGTTCTGGACATGGTCCGGGGGGTGTGCCGGGTAACGGGCGCGGATGTGGGAGTGGCCCTTTCGGGCATTGCCGGGCCTTCGGGAGGATCTCCGGACAAGCCTGTGGGCACGGTCTGGATCGGCTGGTCGGTCCAGGGACGGGCATGGGCCGTTTGCGGGCATTTTTCAGGGACCAGGAGGGAGATCAAGTGCCAAAGCGCATGGACCGCCCTGGCGGGGCTGGTCCGGGCAATACCCGAAACGTAA
- a CDS encoding phosphatase domain-containing putative toxin yields the protein MTTSRSFFTWVTSQLAVGGAPMSHAQLDALRDQGIRAILNLCGEFSDLHTIERDHGFEVYYLPIADEDAPDLGTMEPALEWLDESLYLGKKVYIHCRHGIGRTGTVLNLYLLRKGLGHKMAAKILKNLRAKPANFEQWWTVRKYGRRTGKLTLREPSLEVPKGVDLVPFLQEYENIRDEVDRLRAGQQDMSICGRDSMACCTTPIRMTLVEAEYLRRVQDAQLPSKVRMEIIERAAIVARKEREATGTVTAEGRHCLVGTQTLCPFSDEGACLVFANRPLQCRTHGMPFIAAHDLWEEMAPALDQISADLYFGLTGSFPPAELPLFSLPDVASGRYASMVFHLIKQGRQTA from the coding sequence ATGACCACTTCCCGGTCCTTTTTTACCTGGGTCACCTCCCAGCTTGCCGTGGGCGGCGCGCCCATGTCCCATGCCCAGCTCGACGCGTTGCGCGACCAGGGGATCCGGGCCATTTTGAATTTGTGCGGTGAGTTCAGTGATCTGCATACCATTGAGCGGGATCACGGCTTTGAGGTCTATTACCTGCCCATTGCCGACGAGGACGCTCCTGATCTCGGGACCATGGAGCCTGCCCTGGAATGGCTGGACGAGTCCTTGTACCTGGGCAAGAAGGTGTACATCCACTGCCGGCACGGCATCGGACGGACCGGAACCGTGCTCAACCTGTATCTTTTGCGCAAGGGGCTCGGGCACAAGATGGCTGCCAAGATTCTCAAAAATCTGCGGGCCAAGCCAGCCAATTTCGAACAGTGGTGGACCGTGCGCAAATACGGCCGCAGGACCGGCAAATTGACCTTGCGGGAACCTTCTCTTGAAGTCCCCAAAGGGGTGGATCTGGTCCCGTTTCTTCAGGAGTATGAGAATATCCGGGATGAAGTGGACCGATTGCGTGCCGGACAACAGGACATGTCGATCTGTGGCAGGGATTCCATGGCCTGTTGTACAACCCCCATCCGCATGACCCTTGTGGAGGCAGAATATCTGCGTCGGGTCCAGGATGCCCAATTGCCCAGCAAGGTGCGCATGGAAATTATTGAACGGGCGGCCATTGTGGCCCGCAAGGAACGGGAAGCCACGGGAACGGTGACGGCCGAAGGCAGACATTGTCTGGTGGGCACGCAAACCCTGTGTCCCTTTTCCGATGAGGGGGCCTGCCTTGTTTTTGCCAATCGTCCCCTGCAATGTCGGACCCATGGCATGCCCTTTATCGCGGCTCATGATCTGTGGGAAGAAATGGCCCCTGCCCTGGATCAGATCTCTGCCGATCTGTATTTCGGATTGACCGGTTCCTTTCCCCCGGCCGAGCTCCCTTTGTTTTCCCTCCCGGATGTTGCCTCGGGAAGGTATGCGTCCATGGTATTCCATCTGATCAAACAGGGCAGGCAGACGGCGTAG
- a CDS encoding glycosyltransferase family 9 protein, with product MNTDKRFILVHQGALGDFLMTWPVLASLRKALPTSALFWAGSSARLPLLHPLDITYASPALLRTVRLLHLGDVGSSGLVDANDLIIWFVLREKPALIKHENIFFLHGMDKGTCCPPWKMFARGLTQHNIPFDPQWQTTFQTMFPRQVRQGDKRILLFPGSGNPAKNWPLVQFLELADWLQNQGWHPIMVLGPVEQETGLALPETMERACPETIHELIALLQQAVYVIGNDSGPMHLAGYMGIRGLSIFGPTSPEQWGPLGMDVLSLRLACSPCTRTARIVCPDPVCIHNITLDQVIARIRPALARLFQAP from the coding sequence ATGAACACTGATAAACGATTCATCCTTGTCCATCAGGGAGCCCTTGGCGATTTTCTCATGACGTGGCCGGTTCTCGCCAGCCTGCGCAAGGCACTGCCCACATCCGCATTGTTCTGGGCGGGATCCTCGGCTCGCCTCCCCCTGCTCCATCCGCTGGACATCACCTATGCTTCGCCCGCCTTGTTGCGAACCGTACGCCTGCTGCACCTGGGCGATGTTGGCTCTTCGGGGCTGGTGGACGCCAATGACTTGATAATTTGGTTTGTTTTAAGGGAAAAACCAGCTCTGATCAAGCATGAAAACATTTTTTTTCTTCACGGCATGGACAAGGGAACATGTTGTCCCCCGTGGAAGATGTTTGCCCGGGGATTGACACAACACAACATTCCCTTTGACCCGCAGTGGCAGACAACTTTTCAGACCATGTTTCCCCGTCAGGTCCGGCAGGGCGACAAAAGGATTTTGCTTTTTCCCGGATCAGGAAATCCAGCCAAGAACTGGCCTCTGGTTCAATTTCTTGAACTGGCCGACTGGCTGCAGAATCAGGGATGGCATCCCATTATGGTCCTTGGTCCGGTTGAACAGGAAACCGGTCTGGCCTTGCCGGAGACCATGGAGCGCGCCTGTCCCGAAACCATCCATGAACTCATCGCCCTTCTTCAGCAAGCCGTATATGTTATAGGTAATGATTCCGGCCCCATGCACCTGGCCGGATACATGGGCATACGCGGATTGAGCATCTTTGGTCCCACCTCGCCCGAACAATGGGGCCCCCTGGGAATGGACGTCCTGAGCCTGCGCCTGGCATGCAGCCCCTGCACCCGAACGGCCAGAATTGTCTGCCCCGATCCCGTGTGCATCCACAATATCACCCTGGACCAGGTCATCGCCAGAATCAGGCCGGCCCTTGCCCGTCTGTTCCAGGCCCCATAA
- a CDS encoding DUF456 domain-containing protein, translating to MILAVLFVVLLVLSFCTHFLGLPGNWCILVLLGLWKWLHPGADMGWMFFTVLTCLALVGEGLEYMALFWSGKRSGGTKKGNVGAMLGAFVGAILGAPFFLGAGAIPGSFVGAYLGSLGLELLGGMRFDLASKAAVGAMWGKVFGLIVKMGLGGVMLWTGIPKLFA from the coding sequence TTGATTCTGGCTGTTTTGTTTGTTGTCCTTCTGGTGCTGAGTTTTTGCACCCATTTTCTGGGTCTGCCCGGCAATTGGTGCATCCTGGTCCTTTTGGGCCTGTGGAAATGGTTGCACCCGGGTGCCGACATGGGATGGATGTTTTTCACAGTGCTCACCTGCCTGGCCCTGGTGGGCGAGGGGCTTGAATATATGGCCCTTTTCTGGAGTGGCAAACGCTCCGGGGGCACGAAAAAGGGAAATGTCGGAGCCATGCTCGGGGCCTTTGTGGGGGCCATCCTGGGTGCTCCCTTTTTCCTGGGCGCCGGGGCCATTCCGGGTTCCTTTGTGGGGGCGTATCTGGGCAGTCTGGGTCTGGAACTTCTGGGGGGCATGCGTTTCGACCTTGCCAGCAAGGCCGCAGTGGGGGCCATGTGGGGCAAGGTTTTCGGGCTGATCGTCAAGATGGGGCTTGGCGGGGTCATGCTCTGGACGGGCATTCCCAAACTTTTTGCGTGA
- the glgA gene encoding glycogen synthase GlgA: protein MLDTEPPRLVFIASEVYPFSKSGGLADVMGILPLTLHRMGVPTAVMTPLYGRLSTASYPLRLVYEDCPVGYPWPTTTADIYEADYKGVPVYFISRGEYFDRRHYYCTAKGDYFDNCERFIFFCRAALSAMEHLKFPVRVVHVHDWHAALAAAFVYYWRKGNPFWSRVRTVMTIHNLAFQGRFSNRLFWDSGLPHEAWNMDGVEYYDSFNLLKAGIVYADLITTVSPTYAREIVTAKFGCGLEGVLAQRKRDLVGVLNGVDYTVWDPSRDKFLEQTYDAGNMAGKQACKNKLIQIMGIDPALRNRPVLGFIGRLRGQKGIDLLLDIMDRLMKEQVAVVVLGEGKPAHEARLLDLVEKYPGRLCAHVGYTEELAHQIQAGSDIFLMPSRYEPCGLTQLYSLRYGTPPVATDVGGLSDTIVSHPNPGATGFTFAESSPESFLAGIRQALAVWRNKMAWNALCANGMRADFSWEQSARIYTQLYRSLGLDDTVVQHAPAARSSKS, encoded by the coding sequence ATGCTCGATACGGAGCCGCCACGGCTCGTGTTTATCGCCTCCGAGGTGTATCCCTTTTCCAAATCCGGGGGGTTGGCCGATGTCATGGGTATTCTTCCCCTGACGCTGCACCGCATGGGGGTTCCCACAGCCGTCATGACTCCTCTTTATGGCCGGTTGTCCACGGCCTCATATCCCCTGCGTCTGGTCTACGAGGATTGTCCGGTGGGGTATCCCTGGCCCACGACCACCGCAGATATTTATGAGGCGGATTACAAGGGCGTGCCGGTCTATTTCATCTCCCGGGGTGAATATTTTGATCGGCGTCATTATTATTGCACGGCCAAGGGCGACTACTTTGACAATTGCGAGCGTTTTATCTTTTTTTGCCGGGCAGCCCTTTCGGCCATGGAGCATCTCAAGTTTCCCGTTCGTGTCGTTCATGTGCATGACTGGCATGCTGCTCTTGCTGCGGCCTTTGTGTATTATTGGCGCAAGGGCAATCCCTTCTGGTCCCGTGTGCGTACAGTGATGACCATCCATAATCTGGCCTTTCAGGGCAGGTTTTCCAACCGTCTTTTCTGGGACAGCGGCCTTCCCCACGAGGCCTGGAACATGGATGGGGTTGAATACTACGACAGTTTCAATCTGCTCAAGGCCGGCATTGTGTATGCCGATTTGATTACCACGGTCAGTCCGACCTATGCCCGGGAGATCGTCACGGCCAAGTTCGGGTGCGGTCTGGAGGGTGTTCTTGCCCAGAGGAAACGCGATCTGGTCGGGGTTCTGAACGGGGTGGACTATACCGTGTGGGATCCTTCGCGAGACAAATTTCTCGAGCAGACCTATGACGCCGGAAACATGGCTGGCAAACAGGCCTGCAAGAACAAGCTGATCCAGATCATGGGCATTGATCCCGCTTTGAGAAACCGGCCGGTGCTCGGATTTATCGGGCGACTCCGGGGGCAAAAGGGCATTGATCTGCTACTCGATATCATGGACAGGCTGATGAAGGAGCAGGTGGCTGTTGTTGTCCTGGGCGAAGGCAAGCCAGCCCATGAAGCCAGGCTTTTGGATCTGGTTGAAAAATATCCCGGCCGGCTGTGTGCCCATGTGGGGTATACCGAGGAGCTCGCCCATCAGATCCAGGCTGGATCAGATATTTTCTTGATGCCTTCGCGGTATGAACCCTGTGGTCTGACCCAGCTTTACAGCCTCCGTTACGGAACCCCGCCTGTAGCTACCGATGTGGGAGGATTGAGCGATACCATTGTTTCCCACCCCAATCCGGGGGCAACAGGGTTCACCTTTGCAGAATCCTCTCCCGAAAGTTTTCTGGCCGGGATACGACAGGCCCTTGCTGTTTGGCGGAACAAGATGGCCTGGAACGCCCTGTGCGCCAATGGCATGCGGGCTGATTTTTCCTGGGAACAATCGGCCCGGATCTATACCCAACTCTATAGGTCGCTGGGTCTTGACGATACCGTTGTGCAACACGCCCCAGCCGCCCGGTCCTCGAAATCATGA
- a CDS encoding L-threonylcarbamoyladenylate synthase, translating into MSKSLLQAARIIKSGGIVIYPTETLYALGCLGNNQDAVDRVFHAKNRDAAKPLPLIVGTWEQYMRFTRVDDAITSIVRAFWPGPLSVLVTMKGVFPSQVMDDYKRTSIRWTPHPVAQALCCLANAPLVATSANPSGQPGPTRLEDLDPGLRSRVDSVVEDQPFAGGGDPSTLIEVLAPSRVRVLRQGAIDLSRFRARGITVVDNGG; encoded by the coding sequence ATGAGCAAATCGTTACTGCAGGCGGCACGGATTATCAAGTCGGGCGGGATCGTGATCTATCCCACGGAAACCCTGTATGCCCTGGGCTGTCTTGGCAACAACCAGGACGCCGTGGACAGGGTGTTTCACGCCAAAAACCGGGATGCGGCCAAACCCCTTCCCCTGATTGTGGGGACATGGGAGCAATATATGCGTTTTACCCGGGTTGATGACGCCATCACTTCCATTGTCCGGGCATTCTGGCCGGGTCCATTGTCGGTATTGGTGACCATGAAGGGCGTGTTTCCCTCCCAAGTCATGGATGACTACAAACGCACTTCCATCAGATGGACGCCCCATCCCGTGGCCCAGGCCTTGTGCTGCCTGGCCAACGCACCTCTTGTGGCCACTTCGGCCAATCCCAGCGGCCAGCCGGGACCGACCCGATTGGAAGATCTTGATCCCGGGCTCAGATCACGGGTGGACAGCGTGGTTGAAGATCAGCCTTTTGCCGGCGGGGGAGATCCATCCACGTTGATCGAGGTACTGGCACCGTCCCGGGTGCGGGTCCTTCGCCAGGGAGCCATTGACCTGTCACGATTCAGGGCACGCGGGATCACTGTTGTGGACAACGGAGGCTAA